A window of Cygnus atratus isolate AKBS03 ecotype Queensland, Australia unplaced genomic scaffold, CAtr_DNAZoo_HiC_assembly HiC_scaffold_170, whole genome shotgun sequence contains these coding sequences:
- the RPS19 gene encoding 40S ribosomal protein S19: MPGVTVKDVNQQEFVRALAAFLKKSGKLKVPEWVDTVKLAKHKELAPYDENWFYTRAASTARHLYLRGGAGVGSMTKIYGGRQRNGVMPSHFSRGSKSVARRVLQALEGLKMVEKDQDGGRKLTPQGQRDLDRIAGQVAAASKKH; this comes from the exons ATGCCCGGGGTGACGGTGAAGGACGTGAACCAGCAGGAGTTCGTGCGGGCCCTGGCGGCTTTCCTCAAGAA GTCGGGGAAGCTGAAGGTGCCCGAGTGGGTGGACACGGTGAAGCTGGCCAAGCACAAGGAGCTGGCGCCCTATGACGAGAACTGGTTCTACACGCGGGCCG CTTCCACCGCCCGGCACCTGTACCTGCGCGGCGGCGCCGGCGTGGGCTCCATGACCAAGATCTACGGCGGGCGGCAGCGCAACGGCGTCATGCCCAGCCACTTCAGCCGCGGCTCCAAGAGCGTTGCCCGCCGCGTGCTGCAGGCGCTCGAGGGGCTCAAGATGGTGGAGAAGGACCAGGATGG CGGGCGCAAGCTGACGCCGCAGGGGCAACGGGATCTGGACAGGATCGCTGGGCAG gTGGCGGCCGCCAGCAAGAAGCACTAG